In candidate division TA06 bacterium, the genomic stretch AGCTTGACCCCAGGATTATGGCTATCCGGTACAGCCAGGTCTTGATCTCGGACTGTCCTTTAAAGTTCCCCAGCCCCTTGTAAGCCCTGATGAACACTTCCTGGGTAAGGTCCTTGGCATCCTCAACGTTTCCGGTAAGCCGGTAACACAGGCGGTAGATAGCCTGGCTGTTGGACGTTATAACCTCTTTGATATCATATGATTGAGGCCCGGCTTGTATGTTTTTTTCTGTCTGATCGATCATCGGCTTACAAGGTATTAGACTGCTAAAGTTGTTAAAAGGTTTATTTATTGTAAACAAAAAACGCCCCGCATCAAACGGGGCGTTTTAAAGACATCTGATTAGAATTTGAAATCAAGCCCGGCCGAAAAAACGAAG encodes the following:
- a CDS encoding sigma-70 family RNA polymerase sigma factor — encoded protein: MIDQTEKNIQAGPQSYDIKEVITSNSQAIYRLCYRLTGNVEDAKDLTQEVFIRAYKGLGNFKGQSEIKTWLYRIAIILGSS